Proteins encoded in a region of the Bartonella taylorii genome:
- a CDS encoding BID domain-containing T4SS effector, producing MKKNHPSPSPQANPEVLYAEVNKPNRKQHPTQQTAPEELYAKVNKAPRQRSPQSEETIYAPQKPLGNPYDRLGGKPSDGRRTDRLVDPYTVTDLEASNWGEPYYSTVGEGAHRGQRHEKPEHLYAELDFGENAGPSPKKPVESVYATVGIGAQGGQDSLQRENPIYEGLNTGRTTPPPKSPKDEITSKLLKNVHFQYGVRETQEWCKVVFGNEHALNTQLARILDNPREGENVLWEVAGNPEGVGKLAGTKVLGVKSPSRKEAEDGFGPLCAALERHVKTAQKLHKDFTREQAKQQGHERGESPERHGEHRHHHRHAREERQTSPQREVQPRSRHEGGKGMAFAM from the coding sequence ATGAAAAAGAATCATCCATCCCCTTCTCCACAAGCTAACCCAGAAGTCCTCTACGCAGAGGTTAATAAACCAAACAGAAAACAACACCCCACACAACAAACGGCCCCTGAAGAGCTCTACGCAAAGGTTAATAAAGCACCAAGACAGCGCTCCCCACAATCAGAAGAAACTATCTATGCACCCCAAAAGCCACTAGGAAATCCCTATGACAGACTTGGTGGGAAGCCAAGTGATGGGCGACGTACTGACAGGCTAGTAGACCCCTATACAGTAACTGATCTGGAGGCAAGTAATTGGGGAGAGCCTTACTACAGCACCGTTGGCGAGGGTGCACATAGAGGACAACGTCACGAGAAACCAGAACATCTCTATGCAGAGCTTGACTTTGGTGAAAATGCTGGGCCTTCCCCCAAAAAGCCAGTGGAATCTGTCTATGCAACGGTTGGCATAGGTGCACAGGGTGGGCAAGACTCCCTACAACGAGAAAATCCTATCTATGAAGGATTGAACACAGGAAGAACAACACCCCCTCCTAAATCCCCGAAAGATGAAATTACTTCAAAACTCTTAAAAAACGTACACTTCCAATATGGTGTAAGAGAAACCCAAGAATGGTGCAAAGTTGTTTTTGGTAACGAGCATGCTTTGAATACCCAACTTGCTAGGATTCTTGATAATCCTCGAGAAGGAGAGAACGTCTTATGGGAAGTTGCAGGGAATCCTGAAGGTGTAGGTAAGCTTGCTGGTACAAAAGTACTTGGTGTGAAATCCCCAAGCCGCAAAGAGGCTGAAGACGGTTTTGGCCCTCTTTGTGCTGCTCTTGAAAGACATGTAAAGACTGCACAAAAGCTACACAAAGACTTTACCCGTGAGCAGGCAAAACAACAAGGACATGAAAGAGGAGAAAGTCCAGAAAGACACGGTGAACACAGACATCATCATCGTCACGCAAGAGAAGAACGCCAGACTTCTCCACAGCGCGAAGTGCAACCACGCAGCAGACATGAGGGTGGAAAAGGAATGGCTTTTGCGATGTAA
- a CDS encoding BID domain-containing T4SS effector produces MLEQNYLYKNNKTLKNKYGIKNPHKLYERCAHEAARAAVNFRHEPPPRKFDAAYLKLIHWNLFYKSFEWAGQTRDQSFTFADGTTARMPAMRPKSYKVPFAIGPQIQRELKQLEQRLTAKNNLQGLSRKEFAVEAAEVFITLNHAHPFRKGNGRTQRMFMEKLGQAAGHPIDFSFITKERLTQASIEAMQNGNSQPMKDLFEDSTHPQKALVLKEFISQMRRAGLNEINNRVVVAAKEGVTYDGIFRGMSAEGFVLEMNGTFIIGHKDDLSPEQVKSLQNGDRFSFQKSNVKNLRETLIPRERLAPLTNEVLAEKLVNNSGVESYRSEVERLSKIIYGNTHALNETMETINIDPSLCTQFAEQIIQNPKSVCKLAGRKMLGIRSPARRRAEEAVPQLVEALHNYGDMTQQIMTDIIEHYQKEQNRLNQSIEKPTRDLQNLFSLPPEQQREALSHSPALRQELHGYGRQLQNRLSSQERKAIQENDLTRLSCMLGVSESKAKDIIKTVNNTKEAHCQMRTLKISRSSSLALTG; encoded by the coding sequence ATGTTAGAGCAAAATTATCTGTATAAAAATAACAAAACATTGAAAAATAAATATGGCATCAAAAACCCACACAAGCTGTATGAACGTTGTGCTCATGAAGCAGCCAGAGCGGCTGTGAACTTTCGCCATGAACCACCACCACGAAAATTTGATGCTGCTTATCTGAAATTAATTCACTGGAACCTTTTCTACAAAAGTTTTGAATGGGCCGGACAGACCCGTGATCAGTCCTTTACATTTGCAGATGGTACCACTGCCCGTATGCCGGCGATGCGACCAAAAAGCTATAAGGTTCCCTTTGCTATCGGTCCACAAATTCAAAGAGAGCTTAAGCAATTAGAACAAAGGCTTACCGCAAAAAATAATCTACAAGGTTTATCGCGGAAAGAGTTTGCTGTAGAAGCCGCTGAGGTGTTTATAACTCTCAACCATGCACATCCGTTCAGAAAAGGCAATGGGCGCACACAACGCATGTTTATGGAAAAGCTTGGACAAGCAGCGGGCCATCCAATTGACTTTTCTTTTATCACAAAAGAACGCCTGACACAGGCTAGTATTGAAGCAATGCAAAACGGTAACTCGCAACCAATGAAAGATCTGTTTGAGGATAGCACCCATCCACAAAAAGCACTTGTTTTAAAGGAATTCATCTCTCAAATGAGACGTGCTGGACTTAATGAAATCAACAATCGTGTTGTTGTCGCAGCAAAAGAAGGTGTGACCTACGATGGCATCTTTAGAGGAATGAGTGCAGAAGGTTTTGTTCTGGAAATGAATGGTACTTTCATCATCGGTCACAAAGATGATCTTTCACCAGAGCAAGTAAAATCATTACAGAATGGTGATCGCTTCTCTTTCCAGAAAAGCAATGTTAAAAACCTGAGAGAAACACTGATCCCAAGAGAGAGATTAGCACCTCTCACCAATGAGGTGCTTGCCGAAAAACTGGTAAATAATTCCGGTGTTGAATCATATCGCTCTGAAGTCGAACGTTTATCAAAAATCATTTATGGCAATACACACGCACTAAACGAAACAATGGAAACAATCAATATAGATCCAAGCTTGTGCACACAGTTCGCGGAACAAATTATCCAAAATCCTAAATCCGTTTGTAAGCTTGCAGGAAGGAAAATGCTTGGTATAAGAAGCCCAGCGCGCAGACGTGCGGAAGAGGCTGTTCCACAGCTAGTTGAAGCACTTCACAACTATGGTGATATGACACAACAAATAATGACTGACATCATAGAGCACTATCAAAAAGAACAAAATCGCTTGAACCAATCTATCGAAAAGCCTACGAGAGACTTGCAAAACCTTTTTTCCTTACCACCAGAACAACAAAGAGAAGCTTTGTCCCATTCTCCCGCACTGCGACAAGAACTGCATGGTTATGGGCGTCAATTACAAAATCGTTTATCATCACAAGAGCGTAAAGCCATACAGGAAAACGATCTTACAAGACTTTCTTGCATGCTTGGTGTATCGGAAAGCAAAGCAAAAGACATTATTAAAACCGTAAACAACACCAAAGAAGCACATTGTCAGATGCGCACCCTCAAAATCAGTCGCTCTTCATCGCTAGCTCTTACCGGATAA
- the traG gene encoding Ti-type conjugative transfer system protein TraG, translating to MKYTKTQLALIFIPIILGSLTIFLVPHLLSLITNGLKDNQIYWYLRSKPLLVLVLVAAVSLFYTLSQKLHLRRAITLVSAVFFGITALYYIGGEIKRLSPYVGQQGITWNYALKFMDSMVIFGVIIGVALLTIQVMTTFPRTNKIKRAKKGIFGDASWMHLREAAKIFPANGQIVVGERYRVDQDNVCNIPFAPGNKTTWGKGGTAPLLTFNLDFGSTHMIFFAGSGGYKTTSTVVPTCLTYPGSIVCLDPSTEVAPMVKFARKKMGNRNVIVLDPNSVLTKNFNVLDWLLDDSVPRTQREANIVGFSKLLLTDKKSDNSSAEYFSTQAHNLLTALLAHVIFSDEYEDHERNLKTLRGILSQSETAVVNQLRMIQETTPSPFIREMVGIFTEMADQTFSGVYTTASKDTQWLSLSNYADLVCGDDFASSDITNGNTDVFLNLPASILNSYPAIGRVIIGAFLNAMITADGNYKKRVLFVLDEVDLLGYMNILEEARDRGRKYGTSLMLFYQSSGQLVNHFGEAGARSWFESCSFVSYAAIKDLQTAKDISERCGQMTVEVTGTSKSRGLSLAKGSQNINYQQRALILPHEIIQNMRQDEQIILMQGQPPLRCGRAIYFRRKEMLAAAEKNRFAPQAKKK from the coding sequence ATGAAATACACAAAGACACAATTGGCGCTTATTTTTATACCAATCATTTTAGGGAGTTTAACGATATTCCTTGTTCCTCATTTGTTGTCGCTTATCACAAATGGATTAAAAGACAATCAAATTTACTGGTATCTTCGTTCAAAACCCTTATTGGTATTGGTGCTGGTTGCTGCTGTTTCATTGTTTTACACTCTATCGCAAAAACTGCACTTGCGCAGAGCAATCACGCTTGTTTCAGCCGTCTTTTTTGGGATCACTGCTCTTTACTATATTGGCGGTGAAATAAAGCGCTTAAGCCCCTATGTTGGACAACAAGGGATAACTTGGAACTATGCTCTCAAGTTCATGGATTCCATGGTTATCTTTGGCGTCATCATCGGTGTTGCTCTTTTAACAATTCAAGTCATGACAACCTTTCCACGCACCAACAAAATCAAGCGTGCAAAAAAAGGAATTTTTGGTGACGCCTCATGGATGCATTTAAGAGAAGCAGCCAAAATTTTTCCTGCTAATGGCCAAATTGTTGTTGGTGAAAGATACCGTGTTGATCAAGATAATGTGTGCAATATTCCCTTTGCGCCTGGCAATAAAACTACATGGGGGAAAGGCGGGACAGCACCTTTGCTCACCTTTAATCTTGATTTTGGTTCAACTCACATGATCTTTTTTGCCGGTTCTGGTGGATATAAAACAACAAGTACAGTCGTTCCAACATGTTTAACATATCCAGGCTCGATTGTTTGCCTCGATCCTTCAACCGAAGTTGCACCTATGGTCAAATTTGCGCGGAAAAAAATGGGAAATAGAAATGTTATTGTTCTCGATCCCAATTCGGTTTTAACAAAAAATTTTAATGTGCTCGATTGGCTTTTAGATGATAGTGTACCACGTACACAACGTGAAGCTAATATTGTAGGTTTTTCCAAATTGCTTCTCACGGATAAAAAATCAGATAATTCTTCAGCAGAATATTTTTCGACACAAGCACATAATCTTTTAACCGCTCTTCTTGCACATGTCATATTTTCTGATGAATATGAAGACCATGAGCGGAATTTAAAAACACTACGCGGAATTTTGTCTCAATCAGAAACAGCTGTTGTGAATCAATTGCGTATGATTCAAGAAACAACACCCTCTCCTTTTATTCGTGAAATGGTCGGTATTTTCACAGAAATGGCAGACCAAACCTTTTCAGGGGTCTACACAACTGCATCAAAAGACACCCAGTGGCTTTCTTTGTCCAATTACGCTGATCTTGTCTGTGGGGATGATTTTGCATCCTCGGATATCACAAACGGGAATACAGATGTTTTTCTCAATCTTCCCGCAAGTATTTTAAACAGTTATCCAGCAATTGGACGGGTCATTATTGGTGCCTTTTTAAATGCAATGATTACAGCTGACGGTAATTACAAAAAGCGTGTTTTGTTCGTCTTGGATGAAGTCGATCTCCTTGGCTATATGAACATTCTAGAAGAAGCGCGTGACCGAGGCCGTAAATACGGCACATCCTTAATGCTCTTTTATCAATCCTCTGGACAGTTGGTCAATCACTTTGGAGAAGCGGGAGCGCGCTCATGGTTTGAAAGCTGTTCATTTGTGAGTTATGCCGCCATCAAAGATCTCCAAACAGCCAAAGACATTTCAGAACGTTGTGGTCAAATGACCGTTGAAGTGACAGGAACAAGTAAATCAAGAGGTTTGTCTTTAGCAAAAGGCTCCCAAAACATCAATTATCAACAAAGAGCCCTGATTTTACCCCACGAAATTATCCAAAATATGCGTCAAGATGAACAAATTATTCTTATGCAAGGGCAGCCCCCTTTACGATGTGGTCGAGCGATCTATTTTAGAAGAAAAGAAATGTTAGCGGCTGCTGAAAAAAACCGTTTTGCCCCACAAGCAAAGAAAAAGTGA
- a CDS encoding BID domain-containing T4SS effector translates to MPKAKFKKTGLASTVPSPEHYMYPKSKTLKNKYGIKDLDAFTARCAHDSAKAMINLREEPLPEKFDSSYLQYLHKNLFENTFEWAGQTRNVPFTFADGSTAVAPIMKKITNFAVGSELEKCLNKLDQTLTTKNNLQGLSCKEFAHEAAEIFASLNYTHPFREGNGRTQRVFFENLAKAAGHQLDFSLVTKERMLVASVAAIQDNNLEPMHHLFEDISNPNKILLLKEFMDNMKESGRNVNDRPVMVVKEGETYTGTYRGAGFESFAFNVKGAYIIGQKEHLTPEQLKTLKPGDRITFTAPKAEELEKVLIPKEQLAPLTKSELSERIAEDASVHICREQIQKCAKIVYGSSKTLNEQMVEIIRNPSFGDQLANQIERAPHSVSRLAGINLFCFQNQARANAKEHVDVLCNAVANYAHAVKQAQKEILQEHQAEQKRCGKTVEMPSKNLQDILSLPKELQQEALASSPFLQKELSNFVKKINNRLSPSEQKALKEYDHETLAKSLGVSEHKAQEITEIAKQAKEVHQQSQGRTVNRSKTLAMAS, encoded by the coding sequence ATGCCAAAAGCAAAATTTAAAAAAACAGGTCTAGCATCCACAGTGCCTTCCCCTGAGCATTATATGTATCCTAAGAGCAAAACACTGAAAAATAAATATGGAATAAAGGACCTTGATGCCTTTACTGCCAGATGTGCACATGATTCAGCAAAAGCAATGATCAATCTGCGTGAAGAACCTCTGCCAGAAAAGTTTGATAGCTCCTATCTACAATATCTTCATAAAAACTTGTTTGAAAATACGTTTGAATGGGCAGGACAAACCCGCAATGTCCCCTTTACATTTGCAGATGGCTCCACTGCCGTCGCACCAATAATGAAAAAAATAACGAATTTTGCTGTTGGTAGCGAATTAGAAAAATGTCTCAATAAATTAGATCAAACACTCACCACGAAGAATAATTTGCAAGGTTTATCGTGCAAAGAATTTGCTCATGAAGCAGCAGAAATATTTGCCTCTCTTAACTATACACATCCTTTTAGAGAAGGAAATGGACGTACACAACGAGTCTTTTTTGAAAATCTTGCCAAAGCAGCAGGCCATCAGCTTGACTTTTCGCTTGTAACAAAAGAACGCATGTTGGTTGCCAGTGTCGCTGCAATACAAGATAACAATCTAGAACCTATGCACCATCTGTTTGAGGATATCTCTAATCCAAATAAAATACTTCTTTTAAAAGAATTCATGGACAACATGAAAGAGAGTGGGCGCAATGTTAATGATCGTCCCGTTATGGTTGTAAAAGAAGGTGAAACCTATACAGGAACTTATAGAGGCGCTGGTTTTGAAAGCTTTGCATTCAACGTAAAAGGTGCTTACATCATCGGTCAAAAAGAGCACCTCACACCAGAACAACTGAAAACATTAAAACCCGGTGATAGAATTACCTTTACAGCCCCAAAAGCCGAAGAACTTGAAAAAGTGCTCATCCCCAAAGAACAACTCGCCCCTTTAACAAAAAGTGAACTTTCCGAAAGGATTGCAGAAGACGCTAGTGTCCACATATGCCGCGAACAAATCCAGAAATGCGCAAAAATTGTTTATGGCAGCTCAAAAACATTAAACGAACAGATGGTGGAAATTATTAGGAACCCAAGCTTTGGAGACCAACTCGCCAATCAGATTGAAAGAGCACCTCACTCTGTTTCTCGTCTTGCAGGGATCAACCTCTTTTGCTTTCAAAATCAAGCGCGCGCAAATGCTAAAGAGCATGTTGATGTACTTTGTAACGCAGTTGCAAATTATGCACATGCTGTAAAACAAGCTCAGAAAGAAATCCTACAAGAGCATCAAGCAGAACAAAAACGCTGCGGAAAAACAGTAGAAATGCCAAGTAAAAATTTGCAGGATATTCTTTCCTTACCAAAAGAACTGCAGCAAGAAGCTTTAGCATCTTCTCCCTTTCTTCAAAAAGAACTCAGTAATTTTGTAAAAAAAATCAATAACCGTCTTTCACCAAGCGAGCAGAAAGCACTCAAGGAGTATGATCATGAAACACTTGCGAAAAGTCTTGGTGTTTCAGAACATAAAGCACAAGAAATTACAGAAATCGCTAAGCAAGCCAAAGAAGTACACCAACAATCGCAAGGACGTACAGTCAATCGCTCAAAAACGCTCGCTATGGCCAGCTAA
- a CDS encoding antitoxin VbhA family protein, whose product MKTKTEENLSSATPEEFKKRREAVDAAISSHALEGITLHPTTLKILEEYARGHISLEEFNTLMDNAIL is encoded by the coding sequence ATGAAAACAAAGACGGAAGAGAATCTTTCATCAGCCACCCCAGAAGAATTTAAAAAACGCCGTGAAGCGGTTGATGCAGCCATCAGCAGCCATGCACTTGAAGGGATAACACTTCATCCTACAACACTCAAAATTTTAGAAGAATATGCGAGGGGGCATATTTCACTAGAAGAATTTAACACTCTTATGGACAACGCTATATTATAA
- the virB11 gene encoding P-type DNA transfer ATPase VirB11 has translation MNQNMHQLNDETVAIVLTKLEPISPFLKDESLFEIVINRPYQVMTEGVEGWKTIEAPTLSFNELMGIAKVVASYSKQNISDKNPILSATLPGNERIQIVIPPAVEKDTISMTIRKPSSQSFSLEDLANKDLFSLCEQVSFTPLYDYQLRFNELKSTEHDLVTTYCNKDFVSFLNQAVKCQKNILIAGKTGSGKTTLSKALIAKIPKDERIITIEDTQELVVSQPNHVSMIYSKDGQGLASVGPKELLESALRMRPDRILLQELRDGTAFYYIRNVNSGHPGSITTVHASTALAAFEQMTLLVKESEGGGDLDRDDIRGLLISMIDIIIQCKRVEGKFKVTEIYYDPFKQRNIFGGN, from the coding sequence ATGAACCAAAACATGCACCAGTTGAACGACGAAACCGTCGCAATTGTTCTAACCAAACTTGAACCCATAAGTCCTTTTCTAAAAGATGAAAGTCTTTTTGAAATCGTCATCAATCGTCCTTATCAAGTGATGACTGAAGGAGTTGAAGGATGGAAAACAATAGAAGCACCAACCCTCTCATTTAATGAGCTTATGGGAATTGCTAAAGTTGTCGCTTCCTATTCTAAGCAAAATATATCGGACAAAAATCCCATATTATCCGCTACCCTGCCAGGAAATGAACGTATTCAAATTGTCATTCCTCCGGCAGTGGAAAAAGACACCATCAGTATGACAATTCGCAAACCCTCATCGCAGAGTTTTTCCCTCGAAGATCTTGCAAATAAAGATCTTTTTTCGCTGTGTGAGCAGGTATCATTTACACCCTTATATGATTATCAATTGCGTTTTAACGAACTCAAAAGCACTGAGCATGACTTGGTAACCACTTACTGTAATAAGGATTTTGTCTCTTTTTTAAACCAAGCTGTAAAGTGCCAAAAAAATATTTTAATTGCAGGGAAAACGGGCTCTGGTAAAACAACGTTGTCAAAAGCATTAATCGCTAAAATTCCCAAGGATGAGCGTATTATTACCATTGAAGATACACAAGAACTGGTTGTATCACAACCCAATCATGTTTCTATGATCTATTCAAAAGATGGACAAGGTTTAGCCTCTGTCGGTCCCAAAGAATTGCTTGAATCTGCTTTACGCATGCGTCCTGACCGTATTCTTTTACAAGAACTTCGAGATGGTACAGCTTTTTATTACATCCGCAATGTCAATTCAGGCCATCCAGGTTCGATTACTACAGTGCATGCTTCAACAGCACTTGCTGCCTTTGAACAAATGACCCTCTTAGTCAAAGAAAGCGAAGGTGGAGGTGATTTAGACCGTGATGATATTCGAGGTCTATTGATTTCAATGATTGATATCATCATCCAATGCAAACGAGTTGAAGGAAAATTCAAAGTCACAGAAATATATTATGACCCGTTCAAACAACGAAACATCTTTGGAGGAAACTAA